Proteins from one Cryptomeria japonica chromosome 4, Sugi_1.0, whole genome shotgun sequence genomic window:
- the LOC131032094 gene encoding early light-induced protein 1, chloroplastic has product MALSANAACAAFRSLERHDFNKVSRSIPATRSFPRSKGPQVKCTAEPEKEPSLDAPKPTNPPPFRPKVSTKFSDVFAFSGPAPETINGRLAMVGFVSAVGVELVTGEDLLTQLSQGEGVTWFLFTATVLTAASLIPMFQGVTRESRSQALMSSTAETWNGRLAMLGFVALAVTEYFKGGPLV; this is encoded by the exons ATGGCGTTGTCTGCGAACGCAGCTTGCGCAGCCTTTCGTTCGTTGGAACGACACGATTTCAACAAGGTCTCGAGATCGATTCCAGCGACTCGCAGTTTTCCTCGCAGCAAAGGTCCTCAGGTTAAATGCACAGCCGAG CCTGAAAAAGAACCTAGCTTGGACGCGCCGAAGCCGACGAATCCACCGCCATTCCGTCCCAAG GTTAGTACTAAGTTTAGCGACGTATTTGCGTTCAGTGGACCTGCTCCCGAAACTATCAACGGCCGGCTGGCGATGGTAGGGTTTGTGTCCGCGGTTGGAGTCGAACTGGTGACCGGAGAGGATCTTTTAACGCAGCTCAGCCAGGGGGAGGGGGTCACATGGTTTCTTTTCACGGCAACGGTTTTGACTGCGGCGTCTTTAATTCCGATGTTCCAGGGCGTGACAAGGGAAAGTAGGTCACAGGCTTTAATGTCCTCCACTGCTGAGACGTGGAATGGCAGGCTGGCGATGCTAGGCTTCGTTGCGCTGGCCGTGACAGAGTACTTTAAAGGAGGGCCTCTCGTGTAG